The Stomoxys calcitrans chromosome 3, idStoCalc2.1, whole genome shotgun sequence genome includes a region encoding these proteins:
- the LOC106091635 gene encoding fasciclin-3 isoform X8: MSRICLDHQHMGVRHHLTKQFYVVLSVFFILTDAMARAQVNVEPNTAVLNEGDPTELLCRYAHHSITYCRIEIPGEPKVFNLSPDWNKTPGFTYFGKGLQNGECGVNIQRVKAINNGQVKCNLGVEGEELSGTIDLVVALRPKQPAVELMTKADSEGYFSEGVTFQARCIVPDGRPAGNITWFLDNEPANKPLGQMEFVASHPANTGLELATTIQSIKWNLGPEDNGRKLICRSHHQTDRESLPPQEGSYTILVRYAPIHKEDTTVYGLYLEQTVKVNMTIRANPAPVIEWTIDGEVVRQGEQKGRFSVFEPEYLGQDMYNVTMIIAGLTLEDTTKTYILRASNALGTTDYNVHLSSSATPPSSGLEIGAIVGIVVAVAVLILIVLLVLFARATGRWCFGVISQVFCM, from the exons ATGCCATGGCACGTGCCCAGGTGAATGTTGAGCCCAACACAGCCGTACTGAATGAGGGAGATCCCACCGAATTGTTGTGCCGCTATGCCCACCATTCAATCACTTATTGTCGAATTGAAATCCCCGGAGAGCCAAAGGTGTTCAATTTATCGCCCGATTGGAATAAAACGCCAGGTTTTACCTACTTTGGCAAAGGTCTGCAAAATGGCGAGTGCGGTGTCAACATACAACGTGTCAAAGCCATTAATAATGGCCAAGTGAAGTGTAATTTGGGTGTAGAGGGTGAGGAACTATCGGGAACCATTGATTTGGTAGTGGCAT TGCGTCCCAAACAGCCCGCAGTGGAATTAATGACCAAGGCAGATAGTGAAGGCTATTTCAGCGAAGGCGTAACATTCCAGGCCCGTTGCATTGTACCCGATGGCCGCCCAGCCGGAAATATCACCTGGTTCTTGGACAACGAACCTGCTAACAAACCACTTGGACAGATGGAATTTGTGGCCTCGCATCCCGCCAACACTGGTCTAGAATTGGCCACCACCATTCAAAGCATCAAATGGAATTTGGGACCCGAAGACAATGGCCGCAAATTAATTTGCCGTTCTCACCATCAGACCGATCGTGAAAGTTTGCCACCTCAAGAGGGCTCTTATACGATTTTAGTGCGTT ATGCCCCCATACACAAAGAGGATACCACCGTCTATGGTTTGTATTTGGAACAAACGGTCAAAGTTAACATGACTATTCGTGCCAATCCTGCACCAGTTATCGAATGGACGATTGATGGTGAGGTGGTGCGTCAGGGCGAACAAAAAGGTCGTTTCTCAGTATTCGAACCCGAATATTTGGGTCAAGATATGTATAATGTGACCATGATCATTGCCGGTCTAACTCTTGAGGATACAACAAAAACCTACATTCTAAGAGCATCGAATGCTTTGGGCACTACCGACTACAATGTACATCTCAGTTCATCGGCTACACCACCATCGAGTGGTTTGGAAATCGGAGCTATTGTGGGCATTGTTGTAGCTGTGGCAGTGCTTATTTtgattgttttattggttttgtTTGCCCGCGCAACTGGCAGATGGTGTTTTGGAG